The following are from one region of the Planctomycetota bacterium genome:
- a CDS encoding fibronectin type III domain-containing protein, producing the protein MLKIIKIITVILLLTTLLTVTGAGAPNDDIIIGSSGSNKTTSRANEFSNLYLLILENHIPAAPTGLHANVVSASEICLTWTDNSNNSEGFIVERKTGMNGKYEQIVQIFQPKFSDGSHYCGPVSSEDDGIATETTYYYRVLSYNKKGNSSYSNEIKVSTLLATPSNLVATPISLSQIDIKWQDNSKSEDGFIIERKLCYGKFEKIATVPSNATSYSDTGLQEDTPYFYRVKAFDEQTGSDYSGETNASTLKLTVDYLKKVVTKYFDEGSITNYEVYQALISKLTLANESAAKGNLNNYTKYLEEFQAIVKKESGKSITGPLMTEDKK; encoded by the coding sequence ATGCTCAAAATAATAAAAATAATTACGGTTATTTTATTATTAACTACTTTACTTACTGTAACGGGCGCCGGCGCTCCAAACGATGACATAATTATCGGGTCTTCCGGCTCTAATAAAACGACTTCAAGAGCAAATGAATTCTCAAATCTCTATCTATTGATACTGGAAAACCATATTCCAGCTGCCCCTACTGGTTTACATGCCAATGTTGTATCTGCCTCTGAAATCTGCCTGACTTGGACGGATAATTCGAACAATTCGGAAGGGTTTATTGTAGAACGCAAAACCGGTATGAACGGTAAATACGAACAAATAGTCCAGATTTTCCAACCCAAATTTTCCGATGGCAGTCATTATTGCGGGCCGGTTTCGTCTGAAGATGATGGGATTGCTACCGAAACCACGTATTATTACAGGGTGCTTTCCTACAACAAAAAAGGGAATAGCAGTTATTCCAATGAGATAAAAGTATCTACTTTATTAGCCACTCCGTCAAATCTGGTTGCCACGCCGATTTCGCTTTCCCAAATAGATATCAAATGGCAGGATAATTCCAAGAGCGAAGATGGCTTTATTATAGAACGCAAGCTATGCTATGGCAAGTTCGAGAAAATTGCCACGGTTCCTTCTAATGCAACAAGCTATTCAGATACCGGCCTTCAAGAGGACACACCTTATTTCTATCGGGTTAAAGCCTTTGATGAACAAACCGGTAGCGATTATTCGGGAGAAACTAATGCGAGTACTCTTAAGCTCACCGTTGACTACCTGAAAAAGGTCGTAACCAAATACTTTGATGAGGGGTCAATAACTAACTATGAGGTATACCAGGCGCTCATATCAAAGCTAACCTTAGCGAATGAATCAGCGGCAAAAGGCAATTTAAATAATTACACTAAATACCTGGAAGAATTCCAGGCGATAGTCAAAAAAGAATCCGGGAAGTCAATTACGGGACCCCTAATGACAGAGGACAAAAAATAA
- a CDS encoding sigma-70 family RNA polymerase sigma factor translates to MVTDGRSDEELLKANCMETLFSRYYEPGWNYIRSQSWYRDKGFIDDLVQQACLTALEKLNNNEFTPSGEGSFKAWFYQICQNVCWIGNKRHRHQPKSLTEIYTEELPLDIADLRPHPKNYDREMERLKKILAQLPEEDRQLMLLMAGQEPGKMAYENIHKTPPFDKYELPNLRQKVCRLRKLMLQLLREIKEKENGKEEKPMPGNG, encoded by the coding sequence CGGATGAGGAGTTATTAAAAGCAAATTGCATGGAAACCCTGTTTAGCCGTTATTACGAACCTGGCTGGAACTATATCCGCAGCCAAAGCTGGTATCGGGACAAAGGATTTATAGATGACCTCGTCCAACAGGCATGCCTGACCGCGCTGGAAAAGCTTAATAATAATGAATTCACCCCTTCCGGCGAGGGCTCTTTCAAGGCATGGTTTTACCAGATATGCCAGAATGTCTGCTGGATTGGGAACAAAAGACATCGCCACCAGCCAAAATCATTGACTGAAATATATACCGAAGAACTGCCTCTGGATATAGCTGATTTAAGGCCGCACCCTAAGAACTACGACCGCGAGATGGAAAGGCTTAAGAAAATCCTGGCTCAATTGCCCGAAGAAGACCGGCAACTCATGCTCCTCATGGCCGGGCAGGAACCGGGCAAGATGGCTTATGAGAATATCCATAAAACCCCGCCTTTTGATAAATACGAACTGCCAAATCTGAGGCAAAAAGTTTGCCGTTTGCGCAAACTTATGCTACAATTATTAAGAGAGATAAAGGAGAAGGAAAATGGTAAAGAAGAAAAACCAATGCCAGGCAACGGCTGA
- a CDS encoding winged helix-turn-helix domain-containing protein, whose amino-acid sequence MVKKKNQCQATAECSEMEMDLTDYVMGDTTFLTREKEEKLFAHLRVCPKCRQDLFDWEDTFGMLVSKVHHEKLETKQKLDALKNMLKKEFLPSKVKELITIDKIGETAGDIWKYLKKNGATSLTDLPEKIKRDPYLTILSAGWLAREKKLKIDAQIVNLTDAERKNTQLMI is encoded by the coding sequence ATGGTAAAGAAGAAAAACCAATGCCAGGCAACGGCTGAATGCTCGGAAATGGAAATGGATTTGACCGATTACGTAATGGGCGATACGACCTTCCTGACCAGGGAAAAAGAGGAAAAACTCTTTGCGCATCTAAGGGTCTGCCCCAAATGCAGGCAGGACCTCTTTGACTGGGAAGATACCTTCGGCATGCTGGTCAGCAAAGTCCACCACGAAAAGCTGGAAACCAAGCAGAAACTGGATGCCTTAAAGAATATGCTTAAAAAAGAATTCCTGCCTTCTAAAGTTAAAGAACTCATTACGATTGATAAAATAGGCGAGACCGCGGGCGATATCTGGAAATACCTGAAAAAGAACGGGGCGACCAGCCTGACTGATTTGCCGGAAAAGATAAAGCGCGACCCGTATTTAACGATTCTCTCTGCCGGATGGCTGGCGCGGGAAAAGAAGCTCAAGATAGACGCGCAGATAGTCAATCTGACGGATGCGGAGCGTAAAAACACACAGTTGATGATATAG
- the mscL gene encoding large conductance mechanosensitive channel protein MscL translates to MFKEFKAFAMRGNVLDMAIGIIIGASFGKIITSIVNDVLMPPIGMLLGKMDFSNLFVVLSGDTAGKAINTVADAKAAGLVTVNYGLFVNTLIDFIIVAFVIFMLIKQINRLKKEEPKPVTAPTTKDCGYCFTAIPLKAVKCPHCTSTLQ, encoded by the coding sequence ATGTTTAAGGAGTTTAAGGCTTTCGCGATGAGGGGGAACGTCCTGGATATGGCAATCGGCATCATCATCGGCGCCTCGTTCGGTAAAATCATCACCTCGATAGTGAATGACGTCCTGATGCCGCCTATCGGCATGCTTTTGGGCAAGATGGATTTCTCCAACCTTTTTGTGGTATTGTCCGGTGATACCGCCGGCAAGGCGATAAACACCGTGGCGGACGCCAAAGCGGCGGGACTGGTGACGGTAAATTACGGGCTGTTTGTAAACACGCTTATAGATTTTATCATCGTGGCGTTTGTGATATTCATGCTGATAAAGCAGATAAACCGCCTGAAGAAAGAAGAGCCCAAACCGGTTACTGCGCCGACGACCAAGGACTGCGGATATTGCTTTACGGCGATTCCGCTTAAGGCTGTCAAGTGTCCGCATTGCACTTCGACATTACAATAA